The region GCCGACAGCAAACTCTTTCTGTTATTCTACAACCGGATTTCATCGCGCTGGTTCATACATGGCATTTTTGACTGAGGAGGCTCGGCATGGAATATGTCGAACTTCATACTCATTCGAATTTCTCATTCCTCGATGGCGCGGTGCATCCGGAGGATCTCGCGTCGCATGCCGCTCGTCTCGGATACAGTGCGCTTGCGCTGACCGATCACAATGGTTTGTATGGCATTGTTCGTTTCAATCATGCAGCAAAGCTTACCGGCCTGAAACCGATCTTCGGATCGGAAATCACACTCGACAACGAACATCATCTGGTTCTTCTCGCAAAAGATCAGAAGGGATACTCGAACCTCTCGAAACTTCTGACCTCCGCAAATCTGAAATGCAAAAAGGGCGAAACGAAGATAACCGAAGATGATTTGGTTTCTCACTGCGAAGGTCTGATTGCGTTATCCGGCTGCCGCCTCGGAGAAATCCCATCGTTGATATTTCACGGTGACGATAAGCAGGCTGAATATATAGCTTCGAAATATCGAGAGATATTCTGTGATGAAAATTTCTATCTTGAATTGCAGCACCATAATCTTCCAGCGCACGAAATCCTCTGCGACAAACTAAGCGAAATGGGCAAACGACTCGGGATCCCTGCTGTCGCGACAAACAATGTCCACTTCACGACTCCCGACGGAAGAAGGCTGCAGGATATTCTGACCTGCATCAAACATCACACGAACCTCGATGAAGCTGGCGGGCTGCTCTATCCCAATCCCGAACGACACCTTAAACCGCCCGGTGCGATGATATTAAGATTCAGCAATTATCCGGAAACTATTGAAAATACAATGAGAATCGAAGAGAAGTGCAGTTTTGCGCTGGAAAACCTTAAGACTATTCTCCCCGATTTCGAGGTGCCGGATGGCGAAACAACTTTCAGCTATTTCAAGAAGCTCACCTATGCCGGCGCAAAAGAGAGATACAGAGAGCTGACGGAGGAAGTTACAAAACAAATCGAACACGAACTTGTGATTATCAACAAGCTCTATCTTTCCGGCTATTTTCTGATAGTCTGGGATATCGCGCGATTTTGCCGCGACAACGGCATCCTCTGTCAGGGACGCGGCTCAGCTGCGAATTCAGCTGTCTGCTATTGCCTCGGGATAACCTCTGTCGATCCTGTGAATCTTAAGCTTCTCTTCGAGAGGTTCATCTCAGAGGAACGTCGCGAGGCGCCCGATATCGACATCGATATCGCCAACAATCGCCGCGAGGAAGTAATCCAATATGTCTACAACAAATATGGCAGAGAGCACGCCTCGATGGTCTGCGAAGTGATCAGCTATCGGGGAAGGTCTGCGGTTCGCGATGTTGGCAAAGCCCTCGGATTTACCCTCGATGAGGTCGACCGGCTCGCAAAACAGATGGATCATTTCTCTGGTGGTGTCGAATTGCCGGATCGCGCACAGGAAGCAAGCCTTAATTTAGATGACAAGCGCGTCAAGCTCCTCATTGAGATGGTTAAGAAGATCAATCGCTTCCCGAGACATCTCGGGATTCATGTCGGCGGGATGATTATCACGAAAAAGCCACTCTCGGAGATTGTCCCAATCGAGAATGCCACCATGCCGAATCGGAGTGTGGTTGCGTGGGATAAAGATGATGTCGAAGATGTCGGGATGGTCAAGATCGATCTTCTCGGACTCGGGATGCTGACTCTGATCGATATTGCGTTCAAGCTGATCGAGAAGAATCGCGGTATCAAGATTGATCCCGCTAAGCTCACTTATGATGATCCGAAGATTTATGATCTATTGTGCAAGGCGGATACTGTCGGCGTGTTCCAGGTTGAATCGCGCGCGCAGATGAACACTCTCCCGCGACTCAAGCCACGATGTTTCTACGATCTTGTTGTCGAAGTTGCGTTGATCCGGCCCGGGCCGATTCAGGGGGACATGGTGCATCCATATCTACGGCGGCGAAACGGTGAGGAAGAGATTACTTACTTCCACCCCGCTCTCGAACCGATCCTCAAACGGACGCTCGGTGTCCCTCTCTTTCAGGAGCAGAGTATGCAGATTGCAATTGCGGCTGCAGGATTCACTCCGGGTCAGGCTGATGCTCTCCGTCGCGCAATGGGCCACAAGCGGTCGCATGAGCGTATGGAAGCGATTAGTATATCGCTGATTGCAGGTCTTGTCAAAAACGGAATCGATGAAGATACCGCGATGAGAATCTATAAGCAAATGTCTGCATTTGCCGATTTCGGATTCCCGGAGTCGCATGCCGCATCGTTCGCGCTGCTCGTTTATGTCTCTGCGTATCTGAAGGTCTACTTCCCGCAGGAATTCTACTGCTCGCTTCTGAATGCGCAGCCGATGGGATTTTATTCGCCGTCGAGCATCATCTATGAGGCAAAACGGAGAGACGTCCGGTTTCTCGATGTCGATGTCAGCCGGAGCGAGTGGGATTGCACGATCGAAAGTGACTGCATACGGCTCGGGTTCAGCCAAGTGAAATCACTCGGAGGATCAGCGAAAGAGATTATCGAGAGAGAACTTGCAAAAGGCTGTTTTACATCAATCGAAGATTTTGTCAGAAGGACAGACCTG is a window of Candidatus Zixiibacteriota bacterium DNA encoding:
- a CDS encoding error-prone DNA polymerase, with the translated sequence MEYVELHTHSNFSFLDGAVHPEDLASHAARLGYSALALTDHNGLYGIVRFNHAAKLTGLKPIFGSEITLDNEHHLVLLAKDQKGYSNLSKLLTSANLKCKKGETKITEDDLVSHCEGLIALSGCRLGEIPSLIFHGDDKQAEYIASKYREIFCDENFYLELQHHNLPAHEILCDKLSEMGKRLGIPAVATNNVHFTTPDGRRLQDILTCIKHHTNLDEAGGLLYPNPERHLKPPGAMILRFSNYPETIENTMRIEEKCSFALENLKTILPDFEVPDGETTFSYFKKLTYAGAKERYRELTEEVTKQIEHELVIINKLYLSGYFLIVWDIARFCRDNGILCQGRGSAANSAVCYCLGITSVDPVNLKLLFERFISEERREAPDIDIDIANNRREEVIQYVYNKYGREHASMVCEVISYRGRSAVRDVGKALGFTLDEVDRLAKQMDHFSGGVELPDRAQEASLNLDDKRVKLLIEMVKKINRFPRHLGIHVGGMIITKKPLSEIVPIENATMPNRSVVAWDKDDVEDVGMVKIDLLGLGMLTLIDIAFKLIEKNRGIKIDPAKLTYDDPKIYDLLCKADTVGVFQVESRAQMNTLPRLKPRCFYDLVVEVALIRPGPIQGDMVHPYLRRRNGEEEITYFHPALEPILKRTLGVPLFQEQSMQIAIAAAGFTPGQADALRRAMGHKRSHERMEAISISLIAGLVKNGIDEDTAMRIYKQMSAFADFGFPESHAASFALLVYVSAYLKVYFPQEFYCSLLNAQPMGFYSPSSIIYEAKRRDVRFLDVDVSRSEWDCTIESDCIRLGFSQVKSLGGSAKEIIERELAKGCFTSIEDFVRRTDLNRGALEKLAMVGAFKCFGIERRQSLWKIMSIVKKMPDELPIEDRENGELLLNPMATYETLIADFKGMNLSTGPHPMKLLRQQLTKRGILSSKDLRTTRNNKSVTVAGMVIIRQRPVTAKGFLFITLEDETGFINIVMMPNMTKKYRRIVVNSSVLLVRGNVEHKDGVINVIGRDFLPLQFRSSEMRVKSRDFR